CTTTCATGTTCAACGGGATCTACAAGTTCGGTTCCTACCGGTTCTCCTGCCAGACGGTGCTCACCAACAAGGCCTGGACCGACGCATACCGCGGCGCCGGGCGCCCGGAGGCGACCTTCGGGATCGAGCGGATGATGGACGAGCTCGCCGCCGAGCTGGGTGTCGACCCGCTCGAAGTTCGCGAGAAGAACTGGATCACCCATGAGGAGTTCCCGTTCGCGACGGTCGCCGGTCTGGAGTACGACTCCGGCAACTACGAGGCTGCCACCGCCAAGGCCAAGAAGAACTTCGGGTACGACGACCTACGTGCCGAGCAGCGTCGACGTCGCGAATCCGGCGACCCGGTGCAGTTGGGAATCGGTGTCTCGACGTTCACCGAGATGTGTGGGCTGGCCCCATCGCGGGTGCTGGGCTCGCTCAACTACGGCGCAGGCGGTTGGGAACACGCCAGCGTGCGGATGCTGGCGACCGGCAAGGTCGAGATCGTCACCGGGGCGACCGCCAGTGGGCAGGGTCACGAGACGGCGTTCAGCCAGATCGTCGCCGACCGACTCGGGGTCCCGTTCGAGGATGTCGAAGTGCTGCACGGAGATACCCAGATCGCGGCCAAGGGCATGGACACCTATGGTTCGCGCTCCCTGGTGGTTGGTGGTGAGGCGTTGGTCAAGGCTCTGGACAAGGTCATCGAGAAGGCCAGGCCCGTGGCTGCACACCTGATGGAGGCGAACGTCGACGACATCGAGTTCTCCGCAGGTCGCTTCGGGGTCCGCGGCACCGATCAGGGGCTGGCGATCCAGGAGATCGCCGGTGCCGTCTTCGCCGCGCACAACCTGCCCGACGGGATGGAGCCGTCGCTGGACTCCGACGCTACGTACGACCCGATCGCCTTCAACTTCCCGCACGGAACACACCTGTGTGCTGTCGAGGTGGACACCGAGACCGGGCAGATCTCGATGCGTAAGTACACCTGCGTCGACGACATCGGCACCGTGGTCAATCCGATGATCGTGGAGGGTCAGGTGCACGGAGGTCTTGCCCAGGGCATTGCCCAGGCCCTCTTCGAGGAGGCCGTCTACGACGACGCCGGCACCCTGGTCTCCGCCTCGTTCGTGGACTATCTGGTGCCGACTGCTGCCGACCTGATCAGCTTCGACGTCGATCACACGACGACGCCGTCGTTGACCAACACGCTCGGCACCAAGGGCGTGGGGGAGGCGGGCACGATCGCGTCGACCCCTGCGGTGGTGAATGCCGTGGTGGACGCGCTGCGCCCGTTCGGCGTGCACGACGTGACCATGCCCTGCACCCCCGAGCGGGTCTGGCGAGCTCTGCAAGGCGGTCAGGGCGACGACCTGACCACCGGCGCGGCTGCTGCGCACTTCCACCCCGCTGACACCGCTGACCGCTCGGAAGGAGCAGGACGATGATCCCGGCACAGTTCGACTACGCAGCACCGACGACAGTGCAGGAGGTGCTCGATCTCCTCGCGGAACACGGCGACGACGCCAAAGTGCTCGCGGGCGGGCAGTCCCTGCTCCCGGTGCTGCGGATGCGTCTCAACGCACCGGAGATGGTCGTGGACCTCGGCCGGATCGACGCGCTCCGAGGGATCCGCGAGGACGGTGACTCGCTGGTCATCGGCGCGATGACGACCCACTCCACCGTCGGCAGCGATCCGCTGGTTGCTGAGCATGCGGCCCTGATCACCAAGGCCGTTCACCACCTCGCCGATCCGCAGGTACGTCACCGGGGCACCTTCGGCGGTGCCCTCGCGCACGCCGACCCCGCGGGCGACCTCGGTGCGCCTGCCCGGGCACTGGGCGCCGAATTCGTGATCGCCGGCCCCGATGGCACCCGCACTGTGTCGGCGGACGAGTTCTTCGTGGACCTGTTCGAAACCGCGGTGCAGGAAGGCGAACTACTGACCGAGGTTCGCATCCCCAAGCACACCGGGTGGGGCGCGCACTACGAGAAGTTCGTCCGGGTCGCGCACCAGTGGCCGATCGTCGCGGTGGCCGCGACCGTCCGGGTCGAGGGCGGCATCATCGTCGAAGCGGGCGTCGGCTTGACCAATATGGGCTCTACGCCACTGCGGGCGCGATCGGTGGAGCAGGCGCTCATCGGGCAACCGCCGACCGATGAAGCCGTCCGCGCTGCGGTCCGTTCGGTGACCGATGGCACCAATCCGCCCTCGGACCTGAACGGTGACGCCGACTACCGCAGTCACCTCGCCGGGGTCCTTACCCGGCGTGCGGTCCTGGCCGCAGCCGCAGGATGAGGCCGTTATGGAGCTGACGCACGAATTCACCGTCCCGGCGCCGATCCAGCAGACCTGGGACGCCCTGAACGACATCGAGTCGGTGGCGTTGTGCTTCCCCGGCGCCGTGGTCACCTCGGTCGACGGCGACAGCTTTGCAGGCTCCTGCAAAGTGAAGCTCGGGCCCGTCGCACTGGTTTACAACGGCTCGGGCACTTTCGTCGAGAAGGACGTGTCCACGCACACGATGAAGGTCGAGGCCAAGGGCAAGGACAAACGGGGAAACGGTACAGCGGGTGCCCACGTAGGGGTCGCGATGTTCGACACGGGTGGGCAGACCCGCGTCGAGATCGTGACCGACCTGGCGATCACGGGAAAGCCGGCTCAGTTCGGCCGCGGGGTGATGCAGGAGGTATCGAACAAGCTGCTGCGTCAGTTCGTCGAGTGTCTACAGACAAAGGTAGGTATAGAAACAGCGCCGACCGAGGACGCGAAGCCCATTGCGGGCATGGTGCCCGCAGGCTCGGCACCGCAGGGGGCGCCCGGCGGCCCGGACACTGCGCCGTCTGCGGTCTCGGCGCCGCATGCGTCGCGTGGTGGCGAGGCTGAGCAGAACGATGCCCTGGATCTCGGCGGCGCTGTGCTGCCGGTATTGGCGAAGGCCTACTGGAAGCCCGCCCTGGCCGCCGCCGCAGTCATCGGGGTGATCGTCTATCTGGCTTCTCGTGGCCGCTCGGTATAGGACCCGACGCCACCACCTGGCACGATGACACCGTGCACAAAGCCATCGTCAGAACAGCCACCGCCAGTGCCGGAGTGGCCGGACTCGCGGGTGTCGTCGTGGCCGGTCTGGGCAGCTATTTCGTTCGTCAGATCCTGACTCCCGCGACGGCATCGCAGGACGAGTCGATCATCGAAGTAACACGCGACACGATCCTGCTGAAACGCACGGCGGCGGCAGTGGCGCCTGGCCGGTACAGCTTGTTCTGGGACAAAATGGCCGGACACGCGAGGGTCGGTGAGGTCCTACAGACTGATGACCGCGCGGTGCTGCGTGAGTTGCTGGGCGTCGATTTCGGGCAGCTTCGGCCGGGGCGAGCACGACTCGCCGGCTATTTCTACCCCGCACCGTCTCAGCAGGACGGCACCGCGCTGAGCGATGTCAGCCTCGATGGGCCCCTGGGGCCGATCCCGGCATGGTGCAGCGACGAGGGTGAGGCGAGCAACCACCCGGACGTCTGGGCGATTCTGGTGCACGGGCGCGGTGCGACGCGTGCCGAGACGCTACGAGCCGTACCTCCGCTGCGCAGGATCGGGGTGCGCATCCTGGCGCCCAGTTACCGAAATGACAGCGACGCGCCGCCCAGCCCGGACGGGCGGTACCACCTCGGCTTGTCCGAGTGGCGCGATATCGAAGCCGCGATGGCTTACGCCGTGGAGCGAGGCGCGCAGCGGATCATCTTGTTCGGATGGTCGATGGGTGGTGCGATCGTATTGCAGTTGCTGGCGCACTCCGCCTATGCCGACCGGGTCGTGGCTGTGGTTCTGGATGCTCCCGTGGTCAGCTGGCGGCAGGTCATCGATTTCCACGCAGGCGTGCACAAGGTGCCACTTGCACTCAGCCATACCGGACAGCGACTGATCGGCAAATCCTGGAGCAAGTCGTTCGGTGGGGTGAGTATGCCGCTGCCCATCCCGCAGACCGACTGGATCGCGCGCGCCGACGACCTGCACGTGCCGACCCTGCTCATCCACTCCGAGGACGACGACTTCGTGCCCTACGGTCCATCCGCCGACCTGGCACGCGCGCGACCGGACGTCATCCAGTTCGAGTCGTGGTCCGGTGCATTGCACTGCCGCGAGTGGAACGTCGATTCCCACCGTTGGGATGGGGTCGTCGGTGACTTCCTGGCAGCACGCCTCGCCGATTCGACACCCGTCATCGACCCGGTTACCTGAGTACAGTCGAGGCAGTCAGATTTGTCCCCCAGCATCAGGAGTGAAGCCCCGTGAAGGTCAATCCGTTCTCTGCCGGCCCTGCCGGAGCCCTCGCACTCGCCGTATTACTACCCAGTGCGCTGCCGAAGCGTCGTCTGCTGTCCGTTGCGCTCGTCGGCGGTGCGTACGCCGCGACGATCATCCAGGATCCGTCGAACCCGCGCGCGTTCACTGTGTCGACCGACAGTCTGCCGATCCCCGAAGGGCAGGAGAAGCTGGCGAAGATCGCGCTGCCCAGCCTCATCGTGGGTCTGGCGGCAGTCCCGCTGGTCGGCCTTGCCCGGCTGCTGCCGCTGGGTCGGATTCCTGCGGCGCTCGCGCTCGGTGGGGCCTACGTCGGCGCGGAGTCCTACCTTGCCGAGAACGGCAAGCAGGCCGTGGCCAAGGTCGATCTGAGCAGCAACCCCGACTCGATCGACTGAGTAGAGCCTGTAGGAGGTGAGGCCCGCGACCACGGTGGTCGCGGGCCTCCTCGCATAGTGCAGTGAAACAAAAGCAGGGCGCACGCACCGCAAAGGCGTGGCAATGACTCTTTGAGCAGTACGAGCGATAGGAAGAGCCGAATGGGCAAGTCAGCAGTTACCAAGGACCTTGCAACCTCACTGACGGAGGCATTGCGTGTGCACGACGGATTCGTGCTGTCCGACCGTGATCCGTCCTCGACGCCAGGTTTCGAACACGGTAAGAAAAAGGCCGCGAAGCTGCGCACCAGAACCGGTCCGGAGCTCTCGGATCTGCAGGAGCGGATGTTTGCCGAGAGTCGTCTGGGTGGCACCCGCAACGTGCTGCTGGTGATGCAGGGTATGGACACCTCGGGCAAGGGCGGCATCATGCGCCATGTGATCGGCCATGTCGATCCGCAGGGGGTGCATCATCATGCGTTCAAGAAGCCCACCGAGGAAGAGCTGGGCCACCCGTTCCTGTGGCGGATCCGCAATGCCCTGCCGCCGGCTGGCGACATCGGGGTCTTCGATCGGTCGCACTACGAGGACGTGCTGATCGCGCGGGTGCACGAACTGGCATCGCCAGCCACCATCGGGCGCCGTTACGGACA
This portion of the Dermatophilaceae bacterium Sec6.4 genome encodes:
- a CDS encoding xanthine dehydrogenase family protein molybdopterin-binding subunit, whose protein sequence is MTVVEDKPATEIGRDRRRKEDQRLITGRTRWTDNITLQGMLHMAMVRSPYAHAKITSIDTSAAKAALNVVDVLTGADLGESQGVLINAWAITPDQLTPTHLPMPIDRVAFAGEIVAVVIARSAAEARDAAELVDVDYEELPAALELKDAAADRVLAHPDLGSNKSALWVFDSAEAGSGGDVDEAIATARADGIVIEREYRQQRLIPAFMEPRSVVVDPTGEQNTMWSATQVPHIVRYALAATTGVPESKIRVIAPDVGGGFGGKLQVTPEEWLTWAIARRLGRPVKYTETRSESLICAHHGRDQWQKLTLAATKDGTVTGLKVDLLADLGAYVSLVGGGVPVLGAFMFNGIYKFGSYRFSCQTVLTNKAWTDAYRGAGRPEATFGIERMMDELAAELGVDPLEVREKNWITHEEFPFATVAGLEYDSGNYEAATAKAKKNFGYDDLRAEQRRRRESGDPVQLGIGVSTFTEMCGLAPSRVLGSLNYGAGGWEHASVRMLATGKVEIVTGATASGQGHETAFSQIVADRLGVPFEDVEVLHGDTQIAAKGMDTYGSRSLVVGGEALVKALDKVIEKARPVAAHLMEANVDDIEFSAGRFGVRGTDQGLAIQEIAGAVFAAHNLPDGMEPSLDSDATYDPIAFNFPHGTHLCAVEVDTETGQISMRKYTCVDDIGTVVNPMIVEGQVHGGLAQGIAQALFEEAVYDDAGTLVSASFVDYLVPTAADLISFDVDHTTTPSLTNTLGTKGVGEAGTIASTPAVVNAVVDALRPFGVHDVTMPCTPERVWRALQGGQGDDLTTGAAAAHFHPADTADRSEGAGR
- a CDS encoding xanthine dehydrogenase family protein subunit M, which encodes MIPAQFDYAAPTTVQEVLDLLAEHGDDAKVLAGGQSLLPVLRMRLNAPEMVVDLGRIDALRGIREDGDSLVIGAMTTHSTVGSDPLVAEHAALITKAVHHLADPQVRHRGTFGGALAHADPAGDLGAPARALGAEFVIAGPDGTRTVSADEFFVDLFETAVQEGELLTEVRIPKHTGWGAHYEKFVRVAHQWPIVAVAATVRVEGGIIVEAGVGLTNMGSTPLRARSVEQALIGQPPTDEAVRAAVRSVTDGTNPPSDLNGDADYRSHLAGVLTRRAVLAAAAG
- a CDS encoding SRPBCC family protein, which encodes MELTHEFTVPAPIQQTWDALNDIESVALCFPGAVVTSVDGDSFAGSCKVKLGPVALVYNGSGTFVEKDVSTHTMKVEAKGKDKRGNGTAGAHVGVAMFDTGGQTRVEIVTDLAITGKPAQFGRGVMQEVSNKLLRQFVECLQTKVGIETAPTEDAKPIAGMVPAGSAPQGAPGGPDTAPSAVSAPHASRGGEAEQNDALDLGGAVLPVLAKAYWKPALAAAAVIGVIVYLASRGRSV
- a CDS encoding alpha/beta fold hydrolase — translated: MHKAIVRTATASAGVAGLAGVVVAGLGSYFVRQILTPATASQDESIIEVTRDTILLKRTAAAVAPGRYSLFWDKMAGHARVGEVLQTDDRAVLRELLGVDFGQLRPGRARLAGYFYPAPSQQDGTALSDVSLDGPLGPIPAWCSDEGEASNHPDVWAILVHGRGATRAETLRAVPPLRRIGVRILAPSYRNDSDAPPSPDGRYHLGLSEWRDIEAAMAYAVERGAQRIILFGWSMGGAIVLQLLAHSAYADRVVAVVLDAPVVSWRQVIDFHAGVHKVPLALSHTGQRLIGKSWSKSFGGVSMPLPIPQTDWIARADDLHVPTLLIHSEDDDFVPYGPSADLARARPDVIQFESWSGALHCREWNVDSHRWDGVVGDFLAARLADSTPVIDPVT
- a CDS encoding PPK2 family polyphosphate kinase, which encodes MGKSAVTKDLATSLTEALRVHDGFVLSDRDPSSTPGFEHGKKKAAKLRTRTGPELSDLQERMFAESRLGGTRNVLLVMQGMDTSGKGGIMRHVIGHVDPQGVHHHAFKKPTEEELGHPFLWRIRNALPPAGDIGVFDRSHYEDVLIARVHELASPATIGRRYGQINDFEKSLVDGGTSVVKVMLHISRQEQGSRLARRLDRPDKLWKFTENDVRERTYWAAYQQAYQLVMDKTSTDSAPWYVVPADHKWYARLAVHHLLLNHLRTMDPQWPMPTYDVDEQRAALART